TGCTTCAGGTGGGTCACATCAAGTCTCCAAGCTTTTGGTAAATAATTAAAGGTTTATGACGCCcgtttgttaccatggcaacagaaatgTTAGTCCTATAGACAGCTGGGTTAGGGTTCCTCTGAGGACACGGCTGAGATGGAAACTCTAACCAGCTTAAAAACAATCAACTCctatcaacctttttttttttctgtttatgagCGAGACAAAGATTTTATATTAAACGTCTTTAACGTCATGCTGCCCGTTAAAATAATGTGGCGGGTAGATTTGTGAGTCACAGAGGCAGGGAGGTGAAAACGTTCATTTCCAGCTGCTAGACATCCAGCGCTgggtgatgtttgtttttttaatgatgaaaacttgcagacaaactcctgcacacggtcTAATGGAATATTTTTGTGTGGTGGAGACAGCGTGCTGGAGTTTGTCTGCTCTTCTTCATGGGTTTCTTCCTCTCCCGCTCACCTGTCTGATGACGTTAATTAATCGTTTTCAAACTCGTGGTGTCAAAAATCAAAGTTTGAACAACGTCAGTGTGAAGGTGTTAAAGTCCATCAGTCAGGTCTGACTTCATTCTGAGTTTAGTAAATGAACTGTTTAGATattctgtgacatcatcagtgagTCTCTCCAGGTGAAATGaacgcccctctctctctctctctccgtcagcTGCTCTCCTTCGTGGCCTTCATCCTGGAGGAGGTGGTGAACAGCTGCTTCAACTGCACCGCGCTCTACTTCTTTGAGTTCATCAGCTGCACGGCGttcctcttcaccctgctgctcctcatcctcctctccacaAACCTGCACTCCCGAGTGGGCATCACCTGCTGGCCGTGCCTGGTAAGAGCTCCAGGTGTCATTTACCCAGGGGTGTAACTGTCACCTTTCAGCGAAATTCACCCTTTTGGATCCCAAATAtgtcatttgtgtgattcatttagatctgcaataaaaacatttggaggggggggggggggggtaaatgtAAATCTGCGACTgattcatgcttcttgcggccGGCGAGCACGTTTCATACTGACTGCAGTGAACACGCCACGAATAAAGTACTTCCgggccctgcagccaatcattgcaacgcTGTCGGCGCGAACCCGTCCGCGTCGGTACAAAATCTTGGAGGTGCTCGGCTGGGTCCTCAGACCCTCCGCAGACCCTCCTCTCGCCGGCCGCGATTGCGCAATATCGCCGCGCCGACCacaagaagcatgaaacctgattcaatgagtcaACGTGCAGCACATGGCTCATTTACATCACGTTATTTCTCcgtgaaaacactgtggaaagattcAAAGTTAAACATCTTGTCTGATCATAATGTTTGGTATccagaggtaaagagagagagagatatgtgTTCTAACTGAAGGTAACTTCAGCCAGctctctgcttcattattatctcaggaaacattaaagtgacagctggtcaacacgtaataagagagagaatataaacttaatgagaaTCAGCAGGAGATAAAACATCTGGTTCATATAttataatgtttcatatttaatgatagaagagaaaatattgtcacacttgatgactgtatgatgatgttctctcagactctgaGAGATACCTGCAGAGTGACTGTCCTTCACATCAGCCCTTAGTGGAACATGGTAAgacctgttctgcaaattcatcccatttctaaaaagggactgaaggttgggagcaTCATGGGGgtcttcatgtttcactgaagctttatcaaaaagttagaacagaacatagatatcaacaaacaattgtgtttttctttttgtttgcttcttttgtcTGAATGATAAAAtcttctgtaaattcacattttaaagctgatatttaaaaaacctttttcatccctgatgagtttgcacccctgcaTTTACCTGCtgactttgtgtgtgaatgtttaggtgtgacctgcggtgtcaaagcgctttgagtggtcagaagactcgAATGGCGTTATACAGGCTCAAGTTCACCGTGACTCTTTCAAACACGCCTCTCACAGCGGGATGTTGACCCCGTCAGATTAGAGCGGTCTGGAAAACAGAACTTTAAACTCAATATGATTCTAGTAACAATCAAAAGATAGATACCACAGTAACAAACAATAACTCTTAGACAACAACAATTCTGATGAGTTTTTATTTACCAGAAGTTCCAGACGAACTCCTGCAGACTTTCTAAATGGTACAAAAAGGacatctcctccaccttttcaaacagtcccctcctccaccttttcaaacagtcctctcctccaccttttcaaacagtcccctcctccaccttttcaaacagtcctctctgccaccttttcaaacagtcccctcctccaccttttcaaacagtcctctcctccaccttttcaaacagtcctctcctccaccttttcaaacagtcctctcctccaccttttcaaacagtcctctcctccaccttttcaaacagtcctctcctccaccttttcaaacagtcctctcctccaccttttctaacagtcctctcctccaccttttcaaacagtcccctcctccaccttttcaaacagtcctctcctccaccttttcaaacagtcctctcctccaccttttcaaacagtcccctcctccaccttttctaacagtcccctcctccaccttttctaacagtcccctcctccaccttttctaacagtcccctcctccaccttttctaagtcccctcctccaccttttcaaacagtcccctcctccaccttttcaaacagtcctcctcctccaccttttcaaacagtcccctcctccaccttttcaagcagacctcctcctccaccttttctaacagtcccctcctccaccttttcaagcagtcctccacctcctccaccttttctaacagtcccctcctccaccttttcaaacagtcctcctcctccaccatttcaaacagtcccctcctccaccttttctaacagtcccctcctccaccttttcaaacagtcctcctcctccaccttttcaaacagacctcctcctccaccttttcaaacagtcccctcctccaccttttcaaacagtcctcctcctccaccttttcaaacagtcccctcctccaccttttctaacagtcccctcctccaccttttcaaacagtcctctcctccaccttttcaaacagtcctcctcctccaccttttcaaacagtcccctcctccaccttttcaaacagacctcctcctccaccttttctaacagtcccctcctccaccttttcaaacagtcccctcctccaccttttcaaacagtcctcctcctccacctcctccaccttttcaaacagtcctctcctccaccttttcaaacagtcccctcctccaccttttcaaacagtcctcctcctccacctcctccaccttttcaaacagtcccctcctccaccttttcaaacagtcctctcctccaccttttcaaacagtcctcctcctccaccttttcaaacagtcctcctcctccaccttttctaacagtcccctcctccaccttttcaaacagtcctcctcctccaccttttctaacagtcccctcctccaccttttctaacagtcccctcctccaccttttcaaacagtcctcctcctccaccttttctaacagtcccctcctccaccttttcaaacagacctcctcctccaccttttctaacagtcccctcctccaccttttcaaacagtcccctcctccaccttttcaaacagtcctcctcctccacctcctccaccttttcaaacagtcctctcctccaccttttcaaacagtcccctcctccaccttttcaaacagtcctcctcctccaccttttcaaacagtcctgctcctccaccttttcaaacagtcccctcctccaccttttcaaacagtcctctcctccaccttttcaaacagtcctcctcctccaccttttcaaacagtcctcctcctccaccttttctaacagtcccctcctccaccttttctaacagtcccctcctccaccttttctaacagtcccctcctccaccttttcaaacagtcctcctcctccaccttttctaacagtcccctcctccaccttttcaaacagtcctctccatcttttggaGTCCaaggtggagatatcaggggaggggatttgtttttaccagaatcccactgtgacatcacaaggagagcacattagaaacagagcttctctgtgttgtaagacttatgcagaccacaaacaaaggactggatggtttatttcacatgttgtgggtcagtagactctcaggttacacagatagatgttcagaaacactgaagaagagaagAGTTTTTCAGATTATGTCCCCTTTCAATTAAATTAAGACAAGCGTGCAGTAGATAACCTCCAATCTGTGGATGGATTCCTTCCTGTCCTGCACTCCAACACATGCAGTTTGTGAagtttctgtactttttgattcTATGTTTTAGAGGATATTTTGCATGGCGATATCTTATTGATTCCAATCGATATTTTTCTTCTATTAatagcaaacttttttttttacattttcaattgcTGAAGAGGTTTCACAGTTTaatttgaacaagttgcattgttaaacaTTAACATCCAAACTAGTTTGTtcgattagactgaaataccaacagttcagattCCACCGATCCAAAAAGTGACTGTGATCTGTGATCGGAGCCAAACTGTGACGAGTGTCTCTGCAGAGCGTCTTCAGTCTGAGCGTGTTTCTGTGGTGAAGATTCAACCTGTTCCACACCTCCTCCTGTGGACATGCTGACCGGGGACCTTCAATAACAGATTTATTCTCCAGCTCCTTGaaccttctgctcctcctctccatcactcAGGGTTGAtggtagtcatgacgaccgggagacacctgaggaagagaatatgtttaccgacgagctaATGAATCCGAGTTTtggcagctttttaaaaacatgactcaACATCTTTAGATCTCATCGAGCTTCAGTCAGATAACAGAGTTTGAATCGTTTTTTAAAATACGTTGTATCAAAGttttgaagttaaaaaaacaaaaaaaacatttcgtATGAAATGCTTAACGGGAAAATACTTTCAGGAAAGTTTTTCTTCCCTCTGGAGCTGCTGGTCGAGGTCACATGTGTTGGAATAACGTCTGAAAGTTTCCACTGACCTGCAGCAGTGTGGACCGTCCCCGACGTGGAGTCCAACATGAAGGTGTGCTGACAGCGTCCACCAGGTGAGCTGACGGCGTCCACTGGGTGAGCTGACGGCGTCCACCGGGTGAGCTGACGGTGTCCACCGGGTGTGCTGTGCCTACCACGTCCACCAGGTGAGCTGACGGCGTCCACTGGGTGAGCTGACGGCGTCCACCGGGTGAGCTGACGGTGTCCACCGGGTGTGCTGTGCCTACCACGTCCACCAGGTGAGCTGACGGCGTCCACTGGGTGAGCTGACGGCGTCCACCGGGTGAGCTGACGGCGTCCACCGGGTGTGCTGTGCCTACCACGTCCACCAGGTGAGCTGACGGCGTCCACCAGGTGAGCTGACGGCGTCCACCAGGTGTGCTGTGCCTACCACGTCCACCAGGTGAGCTGACGGCGTCCACCAGGTGAGCTGATGGCGTCCACCAGGTGTGCTGTGCCTATCACGTCCACCAGGTGAGCTGACGGCGTCCACCAGGTGAGCTGACGGCGTCCACCAGGTGAGCTGATGGCGTCCACCAGGTGTGCTGTGCTGACAGGAAGCGTCTCCGTCTCTTTAAACAaagttcttcttctcctcaaaCCGTTAACATCGGCCCTGCGTAAAGAAGCAGGAGTGAGCGTCTCATTGCACCCCGTCTCTCAGTCGAGGTGACGACTTCCACACACCTGAGTGTCCGCCATGACAGCTCCACTTCACGCTCACCTGTGCACCTGAGTGAAACACCTGCTTCTGATCGACGGGCTGGCCGCACGTCTGACACCTCCTGAACAGCTCCATCAGGCTGCGGGTGTACACCACGGCGCAGTCCTTGTCCATGTCTTCATCGGACTCTTCGGACGCAGAGTTGAGTTCTGGTTCTGAGTGGAGAGGATCCACCGACACCACGATGCAGAAACTCTCCTCTGAcgctggaggaggaagaggaggaggctgggAGGAGCCCGCTGCTGCTCCAGAGGACGCCTGCCAACAAAACACCACATATCCAACAAGACTGTCACTGACAGAATCATTCATAACCTTATAAACCCTCTCCATCTTAAGCTCCGCCCTCACGTCCATATATGGTCGCTTCTGCTTCACATAATGGTGCCGACGTCTACTTCTTTTCTTGAGTGTACTTTAAAGACTTGAAATGCTTCCTTCAGCAGCTTTTGTTTTACTCAAAGGCTCAAACATGATTCATGTgaaacccctccctcccttacTGTTAGCCCCGCCTCCATGTGGGGGAAGAGAgacggccccgcccactcagggatgCTGTGACTAGAGGTATAATGGcgtcacaaaaaaaacagaaaatcaacatTGAGAAGAATCTTGTTTTCTCATATTTGTGTTCTTACTTCAAAAATATTTCTTCAGTTTggacagtttgtttgttttccttgaaTTGTACATCGCCTTTATGCCTCTCTAAGCTCCGcccctgaattatttaaaaagtatgttgacattaacaaaacatatttttccccTCATGTGACGACGAGTCGGGAAGTCGGGCGCCGTATTCTCTCCTGAGTTgttgagttgttgttccgacttttttttacaactaggAAACTCTCTTTTCCGAtttgtccgacaccacatgaatgcaccatgagcctctgagtgaaacataaagaaGCTGCAGGAAGCGTCGCCCTGTCAGTGCTAACgaagagctgagaacaacaaacccagagggagtttgacttcactctctcaCCCTATAGAAATTATATCTGCTATAGTAATGTTTGAAGATATCATTGCTTTGGAGGGGCCCCTGCTTTAGGGACCTGGGCCCTTGCTTTAGGGACCTGGGCCCTTGCTTTAGGGACCTGGGCCCTTGCTTTAGGGACGTGGCCCCTGCTTTAGGGACCTGGGCCCTTGCTTTAGGGACCTGGGCCCCTGCTTTAGGGACCTGGGCCCTTGCTTTAGGGACCTGGGCCCTTGCTTTAGGGACCTGGGCCCTTGCTTTAGGGACGTGGCCCCTGCTTTAGGGACCTGGGCCCTTGCTTTAGGGACCTGGGCCCCTGCTTTAGGGACCTGGGCCCTTGCTTTAGGGACGTGGCCCCTGCTTTAGGGACCTGGGCCCTTGCTTTAGGGACCTGGGCCCCTGCTTTAGGGACCTGGGCCCTGCTTTAGGGACCTGGGCCCTTGCTTTAGGGACCTGGGCCCCTGCTTTAGGGACCTGGGCCCTTGCTTTAGGGACGTGGCCCCTGCTTTAGGGACCTGGGCCCTTGCTTTAGGGACCTGGGCCCCTGCTTTAGGGACCTGGGCCCTTGCTTTAGGGACCTGGGCCCCCCTCGAGACTCTTCATATCCGCCCCTGATGAAAGTCTGAACCTGAATGTTTcctatttaaatatttgaaatgtgttttcaccAACTCAGACTGAAGTAATAAAGTCACTGTGACTGAATAAACCGGCATTAGGACCCGTGGGGAGCCTTCACCtgtgttctcctcctcttcgtgGCGGGAGCAGATGCACCTGTGCAGCCGGGCTCAGCGCGCTCTCTCCCGGGGAACACTGACGGCACTGCGCCGCTCTTCAGCGTCGGCTTCGGCGGGATGTTCAGTATCTTGGCCCTGAAGTCCTCCTCGTAGTCTTCGGGTTTAAAGTGCAGGCTGCAGACCCTCACTCCGCTGTACCTGGAGACAGGTGTGTCCTCGTCGAACCGGGGGTTTTGGATCGCTTTGAGCCACACTCTGCAGCGCGGAGGGTCTCTGGTCGGTAACCCGTGAAACACGACCCCCATCGACTTCGCCTCATCGTAGCCTTTACATCCGGGGACACAGCACCTCCACGGCATCCCTGCGCCGCTACAACACGCGAGGCAAAGAGTCAAGactgtgaaatatttaaaattcaccataaaaataactttatttacatGATTACTACGACCGTTAGCCGAACTGCGTTTAGCTTCTgggtcttttcttcttctactcatGATATTCCGGCAGGATGTGTGCTGCGAAGCCTACTGCTGCCACCTACAGGCTGTACTatgaagtttgtgtttttagactGTGAATAGATAGAGgacaaaaaaactgcaaattactcttttatatatatgttatatcttttttttttaagtactttgtgttattttttcatttggtAATTTGTTCTTTGTATTCATTTGTAAATCATCCTGAAAAATGTCACACAGGTGCTGCTCAATCTCAGGCAAGGCAATATTTAAATTGGTCAGCtacactttaaaggaagaatgatcgacatgttccacataaataaatcataaagtctgtcctgtgtaaatgtgtctctgagtcatgactgtctacactgagggagaagctcgagtcccgctggctgtgttgttgtcagagccgtgtttacatggacgggacggccggctcctccccttctgtataaaagctgttttagtcaagaactagagagaagaagaagaacatactcactgattatttggatgttagtaagagtttttagatcacgctcattctgtgtcagtttacatgaaatgtgaagctcctccttctcttccgtCTCCAGGACTTTGTGTACACTGGTGGCATCGCCGTGTTCTTCCTCATCGCCTCCATCGTTTTTGCCGCAGAAAACGGAAACACGTCGATGGAGAAAACTGCTGTGGTGAGTAAACATcaacacactgactgacactACTCACCTCTCCTACACCCTaacctcctcctgtcctctcctgcctcctcctgtcctctccttcctcctcccgtctcctcctgtcctctcctacctcctcctgtcctctcatgtcctctcctacctcctcctgtcctctcctgtctcctcctgtcctctcctgtctcctcctgtcctctcctacctcctcctgtcctctcatgtcctctcctacctcctcctgtcctctcctgtctcctcctgtcctctcctgtcctctcctacctcctcctgtcctctcctacatcctcctgtaCTCTCCTACCTTCTACTGTCCTTTCCTGCCTCGTCCTGTCCTCTCCTATCTTCTCCTATCctctcctacatcctcctgtcctctcctacctcctcctgtcctctcctacatcctcctgtcctctcctacctcctcctgtcctctcctgcctcctcctgTCTTCTCCTATCATCTCCTACCTCCTCttgtcctctcctgtctcctcctgtcctctcatGTCTTCTCCTAtcctctcctacctcctcctgtcctctcctacatcctcctgtaCTCTCCTACCTCCTACTGTCCTTTCctgcctcctcctgtcctctcctgtcctcttctacctcctcctgtcctcttctacctcctcctgtcctctcctacctcctcctgtcctctcctacatcctcctgtactctcctacctcctcctgtcctctcctacatcctcctgtaCTCTCCTACCTCCTACTGtcctctcctacctcctcctgtctcctcctgtcctctcctgtctcctcctgtcctctcatGTCTTCTCCTATcatctcctacctcctcctgtcctctcctgtctcctcctgtcctctccttcctcctcctgtgtccttctgtcctctcctacctcctcctgtcctctcatGTCTTCTCCTATcatctcctacctcctcctgtcctctcctatcctttcctacctcctcctgtcctctcctgtctcctcctgtcctctccttcctcctcctgtgtccttctgtcctctcctacctcctcctgtcctctcatGTCTTCTCCTATCATCTCCTACCTCCTCTTGTCCTCTCCTAcctcctcatgtcctctcctacatcctcctgtaCTCTCCTACCTCCTACTGTCCTTTCctgcctcctcctgtcctctcctatcctcttctacctcctcctgtcctcttctacctcctcctgtcctctcctacctcctcctgtcctctcctacctcctcctgtcctctccttcctcctcctgtgtccTTCTGTCCTCTCCTACCTCCTACTGTCCTTTCctgcctcctcctgtcctctcctatcctcttctacctcctcctgtcctcttctacctcctcctgtcctctcctacctcctcctgtcctctcctacctcctcctgtcctctccttcctcctcctgtgtccttctgtcctctcctacctcctcctgtcctctcatGTCTTATCCTATcatctcctacctcctcctgtcctctcctacctcctcctccttctttacttcctcctttcctctcctgtctccttaAGTCTCCAGTTTCTTATCATTTCtttctcgtctcctcctccaggcGTTCGGCTTCATGGCGTCCTTGGCGTATCTCCTCGACTTCGGCCTGTTCCTGAAAAATCGTGGGTTTCCCTTTAAAAAGGACGGGAAGCCGGAGCCCAGTAACGGCGTCGCTGTGCCAGCCAACGCTCCAGAGACGGAGAAACTGGCGCCGGCGCCCAACGGGCCAGAAGAGGTCTGATTTAAACGTTCCCCCGTGTGCATTCGTACGCTGCACGCCGAGGTCAGAGATTATTTTGCGCACTATTCCTTTAAGATGACGACGAGGGGCGGAGCTTCTGCGGCCGACAGCTGACCTGGTTTATTAAGTCGTTTCATATCCTGTTTATCCTTCCACGCCACGTGCTGCACTGATCAGTACATGAAAAATAtaaccaatcacagcgcagAGCGCCCGAGCTCAGTTTGAGTTTTAAGAGAG
This sequence is a window from Labrus mixtus unplaced genomic scaffold, fLabMix1.1 SCAFFOLD_57, whole genome shotgun sequence. Protein-coding genes within it:
- the cmtm6 gene encoding CKLF-like MARVEL transmembrane domain-containing protein 6, coding for MTSGVYAPTTISDPKSSCFIVPSEHLDKVHFVIKICQVLLSFVAFILEEVVNSCFNCTALYFFEFISCTAFLFTLLLLILLSTNLHSRVGITCWPCLDFVYTGGIAVFFLIASIVFAAENGNTSMEKTAVAFGFMASLAYLLDFGLFLKNRGFPFKKDGKPEPSNGVAVPANAPETEKLAPAPNGPEEV
- the zgc:158320 gene encoding THAP domain-containing protein 7; this encodes MVNFKYFTVLTLCLACCSGAGMPWRCCVPGCKGYDEAKSMGVVFHGLPTRDPPRCRVWLKAIQNPRFDEDTPVSRYSGVRVCSLHFKPEDYEEDFRAKILNIPPKPTLKSGAVPSVFPGRERAEPGCTGASAPATKRRRTQASSGAAAGSSQPPPLPPPASEESFCIVVSVDPLHSEPELNSASEESDEDMDKDCAVVYTRSLMELFRRCQTCGQPVDQKQVFHSGAQVSVKWSCHGGHSGVWKSSPRLRDGVQ